One window from the genome of Sebastes umbrosus isolate fSebUmb1 chromosome 12, fSebUmb1.pri, whole genome shotgun sequence encodes:
- the usp33 gene encoding ubiquitin carboxyl-terminal hydrolase 33 isoform X1: MPPASSCDCPHLDCVGEITKEELIQKSHGQCQDCKVGGPNLWACLENGCAYVGCGESHTDHSTVHSQETRHNLTVNLTTLRVWCYACGKEVFLERKLGPHSPRPSSKPLPSPQSAGLDNCRAPGSPTSLRVPPNGGCEDLDMETEEEDELRARGLTGLKNIGNTCYMNAALQALSNCPPLTQFFLECGGMVRTDKKPALCKSYQKLVSDLWHKNRPSYVVPTNLFQGIKAINPMFRGYSQQDSQEFLRCLMDQLHEELKETLPEPYDHSNGITVDDGPEEDNRSQSDNDFQSCESYGSSERADNEVQGGNVMMEDTNEAEMLIPEQDEIQANREWQKEKNMINDLYRSGITGVMGGSTGVDMDKDVDTTTETTPIISSQGAIKVQGRTSDSFPDIQMSNSTRPQSPVPMEGHIPKMSSSPPKAASGWPSLHPSHKKGGLKETGAKTERFRQRMNTAVTTFCPPKSKRQKKYRSVISDVFDGTIVSSVQCLTCDRVSVTLENFQDISLPIPGKEDLAKLHSATHQTSLVKAGSCGEAYAPQGWVAFVMEYIKSWFWGPVVTLQDCLAAFFARDELKGDNMYSCEKCKKLRNGVKFCKMQSLPEILCVHLKRFRHELMFSTKISTHVSFPLEGLDLQPFLAKDSSAQTTNYDLLSVICHHGTASSGHYIAYCRNDSNNLWYEFDDQSVTEVSESCVQNAEAYVLFYKKSNEDALKERRRVSGLFNMMEPSLLQFYISRQWLNKFKTFAEPGPISNDDFLCSHGGVPPNKTAFIDDLVVMLPQNVWDHLYSRYGGGPAVNHLYVCHTCQIEIEKLEKRRKSELDMFVRLNKAFQEEESPVVIYCISMQWFREWEGFVKGKDNDPPGPIDNSKITVNKNGHLTLKQGADSGQISEETWNFLHSIYGGGPLVTVRPNVSHQEVESSQSEEKIEMETRSV, from the exons GAGACGAGGCACAACCTCACAGTGAACCTGACCACGCTCCGGGTGTGGTGCTACGCCTGCGGCAAGGAGGTTTTTCTGGAGCGTAAACTAGGTCCTCACTCTCCCCGGCCGAGCAGCAAACCCCTCCCTTCTCCACAGAGTGCTGGACTG GATAACTGCAGGGCCCCTGGGAGCCCAACCTCTCTGAGAGTGCCCCCTAATGGAGGTTGTGAAGACCTGGACatggagacggaggaggaggatgagctACGTGCCAGAG GCCTGACGGGGCTGAAGAACATAGGCAACACCTGCTACATGAACGCTGCCCTCCAGGCCCTGTCCAACTG CCCGCCCTTGACACAGTTCTTTCTTGAATGTGGTGGCATGGTGAGAACGGACAAGAAGCCCGCACTCTGCAAAAGTTACCAGAAGCTGGTGTCAGACCTGTGGCACAAGAACAG ACCCTCCTACGTAGTCCCAACCAACTTGTTCCAGGGGATCAAAGCCATAAACCCCATGTTTCGAGGATATTCTCAGCAG GACTCTCAAGAGTTTCTGCGCTGCTTGATGGATCAACTTCACGAGGAGCTGAAGGAGACGCTGCCCGAGCCCTACGACCACTCCAACGGCATCACCGTGGACGACGGCCCCGAGGAAGACAACCGCAGTCAGTCTGACAACGACTTCCAGTCATGCGAGTCCTACGGCAGCAGCGAGCGGGCCGACAACGAGGTGCAAGGTGGGAACGTGATGATGGAAGACACCAACGAGGCCGAGATGCTGATTCCTGAGCAGGATGAGATCCAGGCCAACAGGGAGTGGCAGAAGGAGAAGAACATGATTAATGACCTTTACCGCTCTGGAATTACTGGTGTTATGGGAGGAAGCACCGGAGTGGACATGGACAAAGATGTTGACACCACCACTGAAACCACGCCCATTATCAGCAGCCAGGGAGCCATCAAGGTCCAAGGCAGAACGTCAG ATTCCTTCCCAGACATCCAAATGTCCAACTCCACAAGACCACAGAGTCCAGTCCCAATGGAGGGACACATTCCCAAAATGTCCAGCAGCCCGCCCAAAGCTGCCTCAGGCTGGCCCAGCCTACATCCTTCACATAAGAAAG gaggtcttaaagagacgggcgctaaaacggagcgtttcagacagaggatgaatacag cagTGACCACATTCTGCCCACCAAAGAGCAAGCGTCAGAAGAAATACCGCAGTGTCATCTCAGATGTGTTCGATGGGACCATTGTCAGCTCAGTTCAGTGCCTCACCTGTGATCGG GTGTCTGTGACCCTGGAGAACTTCCAGGACATCTCGTTGCCCATCCCAGGGAAGGAAGACCTGGCCAAGCTCCACTCCGCCACCCACCAGACCTCCCTGGTTAAAGCCGGCTCCTGTGGGGAAGCTTATGCACCGCAGGGCTGGGTTGCATTTGTCATGGAATACATCAAGAG TTGGTTCTGGGGTCCCGTGGTCACATTACAAGATTGTCTTGCAGCTTTCTTTGCCAGAGATGAACTAAAGG gAGACAACATGTACAGCTGTGAAAAATGCAAGAA ATTACGAAACGGAGTCAAATTTTGTAAAATGCAGAGTTTGCCAGAG ATCCTTTGTGTCCACTTGAAGCGCTTCAGGCACGAGCTGATGTTCTCCACCAAGATAAGCACCCACGTCTCCTTCCCGCTCGAGGGCCTGGACCTGCAGCCTTTCCTGGCCAAAGACAGCTCCGCCCAGACCACCAACTATGACCTGCTGTCAGTCATCTGTCACCACGGCACTGCCAGCA GTGGCCACTACATAGCGTACTGCAGGAATGATTCGAACAATCTGTGGTATGAATTCGACGACCAAAGCGTGACCGAGGTGTCTGAATCCTGTGTCCAGAATGCTGAGGCTTATGTGCTCTTCTATAA AAAGAGCAACGAGGATGCACTGAAAGAACGTAGGAGGGTGTCGGGTTTATTCAACATGATGGAGCCCAGCCTTCTGCAGTTCTACATCTCCCGCCAGTGGCTTAACAAGTTCAAGACCTTTGCCGAGCCTGGGCCCATTTCCAACGACGACTTCCTGTGTTCGCATGGAG GCGTGCCCCCCAACAAAACGGCGTTCATCGATGACCTGGTAGTGATGCTGCCGCAGAATGTGTGGGATCACCTTTACAGCAG GTACGGAGGAGGACCAGCTGTCAACCACCTGTATGTTTGCCACACGTGCCAGATTGAAATAGAAAAACTGGAGAAACGGCGCAAATCAGAGCTGGACATGTTCGTCAGG CTGAACAAGGCGTTCCAGGAGGAGGAGTCTCCAGTGGTCATATACTGCATCAGCATGCAGTGGTTTCGTGAGTGGGAGGGCTTTGTCAAAGGAAAAGACAATG ATCCACCGGGACCCATTGATAATTCCAAGATTACAGTAAACAAGAACGGCCATTTAACACTCAAACAAG GAGCTGACTCGGGTCAGATCTCCGAGGAGACGTGGAACTTCCTCCACTCCATCTACGGCGGCGGTCCACTCGTTACGGTCCGGCCAAACGTCAGCCACCAGGAGGTAGAATCATCGCAGTCAGAGGAGAAGATCGAGATGGAGACGCGCTCTGTTTAA
- the usp33 gene encoding ubiquitin carboxyl-terminal hydrolase 33 isoform X2, whose product MPPASSCDCPHLDCVGEITKEELIQKSHGQCQDCKVGGPNLWACLENGCAYVGCGESHTDHSTVHSQETRHNLTVNLTTLRVWCYACGKEVFLERKLGPHSPRPSSKPLPSPQSAGLDNCRAPGSPTSLRVPPNGGCEDLDMETEEEDELRARGLTGLKNIGNTCYMNAALQALSNCPPLTQFFLECGGMVRTDKKPALCKSYQKLVSDLWHKNRPSYVVPTNLFQGIKAINPMFRGYSQQDSQEFLRCLMDQLHEELKETLPEPYDHSNGITVDDGPEEDNRSQSDNDFQSCESYGSSERADNEVQGGNVMMEDTNEAEMLIPEQDEIQANREWQKEKNMINDLYRSGITGVMGGSTGVDMDKDVDTTTETTPIISSQGAIKVQGRTSDSFPDIQMSNSTRPQSPVPMEGHIPKMSSSPPKAASGWPSLHPSHKKAVTTFCPPKSKRQKKYRSVISDVFDGTIVSSVQCLTCDRVSVTLENFQDISLPIPGKEDLAKLHSATHQTSLVKAGSCGEAYAPQGWVAFVMEYIKSWFWGPVVTLQDCLAAFFARDELKGDNMYSCEKCKKLRNGVKFCKMQSLPEILCVHLKRFRHELMFSTKISTHVSFPLEGLDLQPFLAKDSSAQTTNYDLLSVICHHGTASSGHYIAYCRNDSNNLWYEFDDQSVTEVSESCVQNAEAYVLFYKKSNEDALKERRRVSGLFNMMEPSLLQFYISRQWLNKFKTFAEPGPISNDDFLCSHGGVPPNKTAFIDDLVVMLPQNVWDHLYSRYGGGPAVNHLYVCHTCQIEIEKLEKRRKSELDMFVRLNKAFQEEESPVVIYCISMQWFREWEGFVKGKDNDPPGPIDNSKITVNKNGHLTLKQGADSGQISEETWNFLHSIYGGGPLVTVRPNVSHQEVESSQSEEKIEMETRSV is encoded by the exons GAGACGAGGCACAACCTCACAGTGAACCTGACCACGCTCCGGGTGTGGTGCTACGCCTGCGGCAAGGAGGTTTTTCTGGAGCGTAAACTAGGTCCTCACTCTCCCCGGCCGAGCAGCAAACCCCTCCCTTCTCCACAGAGTGCTGGACTG GATAACTGCAGGGCCCCTGGGAGCCCAACCTCTCTGAGAGTGCCCCCTAATGGAGGTTGTGAAGACCTGGACatggagacggaggaggaggatgagctACGTGCCAGAG GCCTGACGGGGCTGAAGAACATAGGCAACACCTGCTACATGAACGCTGCCCTCCAGGCCCTGTCCAACTG CCCGCCCTTGACACAGTTCTTTCTTGAATGTGGTGGCATGGTGAGAACGGACAAGAAGCCCGCACTCTGCAAAAGTTACCAGAAGCTGGTGTCAGACCTGTGGCACAAGAACAG ACCCTCCTACGTAGTCCCAACCAACTTGTTCCAGGGGATCAAAGCCATAAACCCCATGTTTCGAGGATATTCTCAGCAG GACTCTCAAGAGTTTCTGCGCTGCTTGATGGATCAACTTCACGAGGAGCTGAAGGAGACGCTGCCCGAGCCCTACGACCACTCCAACGGCATCACCGTGGACGACGGCCCCGAGGAAGACAACCGCAGTCAGTCTGACAACGACTTCCAGTCATGCGAGTCCTACGGCAGCAGCGAGCGGGCCGACAACGAGGTGCAAGGTGGGAACGTGATGATGGAAGACACCAACGAGGCCGAGATGCTGATTCCTGAGCAGGATGAGATCCAGGCCAACAGGGAGTGGCAGAAGGAGAAGAACATGATTAATGACCTTTACCGCTCTGGAATTACTGGTGTTATGGGAGGAAGCACCGGAGTGGACATGGACAAAGATGTTGACACCACCACTGAAACCACGCCCATTATCAGCAGCCAGGGAGCCATCAAGGTCCAAGGCAGAACGTCAG ATTCCTTCCCAGACATCCAAATGTCCAACTCCACAAGACCACAGAGTCCAGTCCCAATGGAGGGACACATTCCCAAAATGTCCAGCAGCCCGCCCAAAGCTGCCTCAGGCTGGCCCAGCCTACATCCTTCACATAAGAAAG cagTGACCACATTCTGCCCACCAAAGAGCAAGCGTCAGAAGAAATACCGCAGTGTCATCTCAGATGTGTTCGATGGGACCATTGTCAGCTCAGTTCAGTGCCTCACCTGTGATCGG GTGTCTGTGACCCTGGAGAACTTCCAGGACATCTCGTTGCCCATCCCAGGGAAGGAAGACCTGGCCAAGCTCCACTCCGCCACCCACCAGACCTCCCTGGTTAAAGCCGGCTCCTGTGGGGAAGCTTATGCACCGCAGGGCTGGGTTGCATTTGTCATGGAATACATCAAGAG TTGGTTCTGGGGTCCCGTGGTCACATTACAAGATTGTCTTGCAGCTTTCTTTGCCAGAGATGAACTAAAGG gAGACAACATGTACAGCTGTGAAAAATGCAAGAA ATTACGAAACGGAGTCAAATTTTGTAAAATGCAGAGTTTGCCAGAG ATCCTTTGTGTCCACTTGAAGCGCTTCAGGCACGAGCTGATGTTCTCCACCAAGATAAGCACCCACGTCTCCTTCCCGCTCGAGGGCCTGGACCTGCAGCCTTTCCTGGCCAAAGACAGCTCCGCCCAGACCACCAACTATGACCTGCTGTCAGTCATCTGTCACCACGGCACTGCCAGCA GTGGCCACTACATAGCGTACTGCAGGAATGATTCGAACAATCTGTGGTATGAATTCGACGACCAAAGCGTGACCGAGGTGTCTGAATCCTGTGTCCAGAATGCTGAGGCTTATGTGCTCTTCTATAA AAAGAGCAACGAGGATGCACTGAAAGAACGTAGGAGGGTGTCGGGTTTATTCAACATGATGGAGCCCAGCCTTCTGCAGTTCTACATCTCCCGCCAGTGGCTTAACAAGTTCAAGACCTTTGCCGAGCCTGGGCCCATTTCCAACGACGACTTCCTGTGTTCGCATGGAG GCGTGCCCCCCAACAAAACGGCGTTCATCGATGACCTGGTAGTGATGCTGCCGCAGAATGTGTGGGATCACCTTTACAGCAG GTACGGAGGAGGACCAGCTGTCAACCACCTGTATGTTTGCCACACGTGCCAGATTGAAATAGAAAAACTGGAGAAACGGCGCAAATCAGAGCTGGACATGTTCGTCAGG CTGAACAAGGCGTTCCAGGAGGAGGAGTCTCCAGTGGTCATATACTGCATCAGCATGCAGTGGTTTCGTGAGTGGGAGGGCTTTGTCAAAGGAAAAGACAATG ATCCACCGGGACCCATTGATAATTCCAAGATTACAGTAAACAAGAACGGCCATTTAACACTCAAACAAG GAGCTGACTCGGGTCAGATCTCCGAGGAGACGTGGAACTTCCTCCACTCCATCTACGGCGGCGGTCCACTCGTTACGGTCCGGCCAAACGTCAGCCACCAGGAGGTAGAATCATCGCAGTCAGAGGAGAAGATCGAGATGGAGACGCGCTCTGTTTAA
- the usp33 gene encoding ubiquitin carboxyl-terminal hydrolase 33 isoform X3: MRATSQSLVNSNQTVKETRHNLTVNLTTLRVWCYACGKEVFLERKLGPHSPRPSSKPLPSPQSAGLDNCRAPGSPTSLRVPPNGGCEDLDMETEEEDELRARGLTGLKNIGNTCYMNAALQALSNCPPLTQFFLECGGMVRTDKKPALCKSYQKLVSDLWHKNRPSYVVPTNLFQGIKAINPMFRGYSQQDSQEFLRCLMDQLHEELKETLPEPYDHSNGITVDDGPEEDNRSQSDNDFQSCESYGSSERADNEVQGGNVMMEDTNEAEMLIPEQDEIQANREWQKEKNMINDLYRSGITGVMGGSTGVDMDKDVDTTTETTPIISSQGAIKVQGRTSDSFPDIQMSNSTRPQSPVPMEGHIPKMSSSPPKAASGWPSLHPSHKKGGLKETGAKTERFRQRMNTAVTTFCPPKSKRQKKYRSVISDVFDGTIVSSVQCLTCDRVSVTLENFQDISLPIPGKEDLAKLHSATHQTSLVKAGSCGEAYAPQGWVAFVMEYIKSWFWGPVVTLQDCLAAFFARDELKGDNMYSCEKCKKLRNGVKFCKMQSLPEILCVHLKRFRHELMFSTKISTHVSFPLEGLDLQPFLAKDSSAQTTNYDLLSVICHHGTASSGHYIAYCRNDSNNLWYEFDDQSVTEVSESCVQNAEAYVLFYKKSNEDALKERRRVSGLFNMMEPSLLQFYISRQWLNKFKTFAEPGPISNDDFLCSHGGVPPNKTAFIDDLVVMLPQNVWDHLYSRYGGGPAVNHLYVCHTCQIEIEKLEKRRKSELDMFVRLNKAFQEEESPVVIYCISMQWFREWEGFVKGKDNDPPGPIDNSKITVNKNGHLTLKQGADSGQISEETWNFLHSIYGGGPLVTVRPNVSHQEVESSQSEEKIEMETRSV; the protein is encoded by the exons atgagagccacgagtcaatcactcgtgaactccaaccaaacggtcaaa GAGACGAGGCACAACCTCACAGTGAACCTGACCACGCTCCGGGTGTGGTGCTACGCCTGCGGCAAGGAGGTTTTTCTGGAGCGTAAACTAGGTCCTCACTCTCCCCGGCCGAGCAGCAAACCCCTCCCTTCTCCACAGAGTGCTGGACTG GATAACTGCAGGGCCCCTGGGAGCCCAACCTCTCTGAGAGTGCCCCCTAATGGAGGTTGTGAAGACCTGGACatggagacggaggaggaggatgagctACGTGCCAGAG GCCTGACGGGGCTGAAGAACATAGGCAACACCTGCTACATGAACGCTGCCCTCCAGGCCCTGTCCAACTG CCCGCCCTTGACACAGTTCTTTCTTGAATGTGGTGGCATGGTGAGAACGGACAAGAAGCCCGCACTCTGCAAAAGTTACCAGAAGCTGGTGTCAGACCTGTGGCACAAGAACAG ACCCTCCTACGTAGTCCCAACCAACTTGTTCCAGGGGATCAAAGCCATAAACCCCATGTTTCGAGGATATTCTCAGCAG GACTCTCAAGAGTTTCTGCGCTGCTTGATGGATCAACTTCACGAGGAGCTGAAGGAGACGCTGCCCGAGCCCTACGACCACTCCAACGGCATCACCGTGGACGACGGCCCCGAGGAAGACAACCGCAGTCAGTCTGACAACGACTTCCAGTCATGCGAGTCCTACGGCAGCAGCGAGCGGGCCGACAACGAGGTGCAAGGTGGGAACGTGATGATGGAAGACACCAACGAGGCCGAGATGCTGATTCCTGAGCAGGATGAGATCCAGGCCAACAGGGAGTGGCAGAAGGAGAAGAACATGATTAATGACCTTTACCGCTCTGGAATTACTGGTGTTATGGGAGGAAGCACCGGAGTGGACATGGACAAAGATGTTGACACCACCACTGAAACCACGCCCATTATCAGCAGCCAGGGAGCCATCAAGGTCCAAGGCAGAACGTCAG ATTCCTTCCCAGACATCCAAATGTCCAACTCCACAAGACCACAGAGTCCAGTCCCAATGGAGGGACACATTCCCAAAATGTCCAGCAGCCCGCCCAAAGCTGCCTCAGGCTGGCCCAGCCTACATCCTTCACATAAGAAAG gaggtcttaaagagacgggcgctaaaacggagcgtttcagacagaggatgaatacag cagTGACCACATTCTGCCCACCAAAGAGCAAGCGTCAGAAGAAATACCGCAGTGTCATCTCAGATGTGTTCGATGGGACCATTGTCAGCTCAGTTCAGTGCCTCACCTGTGATCGG GTGTCTGTGACCCTGGAGAACTTCCAGGACATCTCGTTGCCCATCCCAGGGAAGGAAGACCTGGCCAAGCTCCACTCCGCCACCCACCAGACCTCCCTGGTTAAAGCCGGCTCCTGTGGGGAAGCTTATGCACCGCAGGGCTGGGTTGCATTTGTCATGGAATACATCAAGAG TTGGTTCTGGGGTCCCGTGGTCACATTACAAGATTGTCTTGCAGCTTTCTTTGCCAGAGATGAACTAAAGG gAGACAACATGTACAGCTGTGAAAAATGCAAGAA ATTACGAAACGGAGTCAAATTTTGTAAAATGCAGAGTTTGCCAGAG ATCCTTTGTGTCCACTTGAAGCGCTTCAGGCACGAGCTGATGTTCTCCACCAAGATAAGCACCCACGTCTCCTTCCCGCTCGAGGGCCTGGACCTGCAGCCTTTCCTGGCCAAAGACAGCTCCGCCCAGACCACCAACTATGACCTGCTGTCAGTCATCTGTCACCACGGCACTGCCAGCA GTGGCCACTACATAGCGTACTGCAGGAATGATTCGAACAATCTGTGGTATGAATTCGACGACCAAAGCGTGACCGAGGTGTCTGAATCCTGTGTCCAGAATGCTGAGGCTTATGTGCTCTTCTATAA AAAGAGCAACGAGGATGCACTGAAAGAACGTAGGAGGGTGTCGGGTTTATTCAACATGATGGAGCCCAGCCTTCTGCAGTTCTACATCTCCCGCCAGTGGCTTAACAAGTTCAAGACCTTTGCCGAGCCTGGGCCCATTTCCAACGACGACTTCCTGTGTTCGCATGGAG GCGTGCCCCCCAACAAAACGGCGTTCATCGATGACCTGGTAGTGATGCTGCCGCAGAATGTGTGGGATCACCTTTACAGCAG GTACGGAGGAGGACCAGCTGTCAACCACCTGTATGTTTGCCACACGTGCCAGATTGAAATAGAAAAACTGGAGAAACGGCGCAAATCAGAGCTGGACATGTTCGTCAGG CTGAACAAGGCGTTCCAGGAGGAGGAGTCTCCAGTGGTCATATACTGCATCAGCATGCAGTGGTTTCGTGAGTGGGAGGGCTTTGTCAAAGGAAAAGACAATG ATCCACCGGGACCCATTGATAATTCCAAGATTACAGTAAACAAGAACGGCCATTTAACACTCAAACAAG GAGCTGACTCGGGTCAGATCTCCGAGGAGACGTGGAACTTCCTCCACTCCATCTACGGCGGCGGTCCACTCGTTACGGTCCGGCCAAACGTCAGCCACCAGGAGGTAGAATCATCGCAGTCAGAGGAGAAGATCGAGATGGAGACGCGCTCTGTTTAA
- the usp33 gene encoding ubiquitin carboxyl-terminal hydrolase 33 isoform X4 yields MPPASSCDCPHLDCVGEITKEELIQKSHGQCQDCKVGGPNLWACLENGCAYVGCGESHTDHSTVHSQETRHNLTVNLTTLRVWCYACGKEVFLERKLGPHSPRPSSKPLPSPQSAGLDNCRAPGSPTSLRVPPNGGCEDLDMETEEEDELRARGLTGLKNIGNTCYMNAALQALSNCPPLTQFFLECGGMVRTDKKPALCKSYQKLVSDLWHKNRPSYVVPTNLFQGIKAINPMFRGYSQQDSQEFLRCLMDQLHEELKETLPEPYDHSNGITVDDGPEEDNRSQSDNDFQSCESYGSSERADNEVQGGNVMMEDTNEAEMLIPEQDEIQANREWQKEKNMINDLYRSGITGVMGGSTGVDMDKDVDTTTETTPIISSQGAIKVQGRTSDSFPDIQMSNSTRPQSPVPMEGHIPKMSSSPPKAASGWPSLHPSHKKGGLKETGAKTERFRQRMNTAVTTFCPPKSKRQKKYRSVISDVFDGTIVSSVQCLTCDRVSVTLENFQDISLPIPGKEDLAKLHSATHQTSLVKAGSCGEAYAPQGWVAFVMEYIKSWFWGPVVTLQDCLAAFFARDELKGDNMYSCEKCKKLRNGVKFCKMQSLPEILCVHLKRFRHELMFSTKISTHVSFPLEGLDLQPFLAKDSSAQTTNYDLLSVICHHGTASSGHYIAYCRNDSNNLWYEFDDQSVTEVSESCVQNAEAYVLFYKKSNEDALKERRRVSGLFNMMEPSLLQFYISRQWLNKFKTFAEPGPISNDDFLCSHGGVPPNKTAFIDDLVVMLPQNVWDHLYSRYGGGPAVNHLYVCHTCQIEIEKLEKRRKSELDMFVRIHRDPLIIPRLQ; encoded by the exons GAGACGAGGCACAACCTCACAGTGAACCTGACCACGCTCCGGGTGTGGTGCTACGCCTGCGGCAAGGAGGTTTTTCTGGAGCGTAAACTAGGTCCTCACTCTCCCCGGCCGAGCAGCAAACCCCTCCCTTCTCCACAGAGTGCTGGACTG GATAACTGCAGGGCCCCTGGGAGCCCAACCTCTCTGAGAGTGCCCCCTAATGGAGGTTGTGAAGACCTGGACatggagacggaggaggaggatgagctACGTGCCAGAG GCCTGACGGGGCTGAAGAACATAGGCAACACCTGCTACATGAACGCTGCCCTCCAGGCCCTGTCCAACTG CCCGCCCTTGACACAGTTCTTTCTTGAATGTGGTGGCATGGTGAGAACGGACAAGAAGCCCGCACTCTGCAAAAGTTACCAGAAGCTGGTGTCAGACCTGTGGCACAAGAACAG ACCCTCCTACGTAGTCCCAACCAACTTGTTCCAGGGGATCAAAGCCATAAACCCCATGTTTCGAGGATATTCTCAGCAG GACTCTCAAGAGTTTCTGCGCTGCTTGATGGATCAACTTCACGAGGAGCTGAAGGAGACGCTGCCCGAGCCCTACGACCACTCCAACGGCATCACCGTGGACGACGGCCCCGAGGAAGACAACCGCAGTCAGTCTGACAACGACTTCCAGTCATGCGAGTCCTACGGCAGCAGCGAGCGGGCCGACAACGAGGTGCAAGGTGGGAACGTGATGATGGAAGACACCAACGAGGCCGAGATGCTGATTCCTGAGCAGGATGAGATCCAGGCCAACAGGGAGTGGCAGAAGGAGAAGAACATGATTAATGACCTTTACCGCTCTGGAATTACTGGTGTTATGGGAGGAAGCACCGGAGTGGACATGGACAAAGATGTTGACACCACCACTGAAACCACGCCCATTATCAGCAGCCAGGGAGCCATCAAGGTCCAAGGCAGAACGTCAG ATTCCTTCCCAGACATCCAAATGTCCAACTCCACAAGACCACAGAGTCCAGTCCCAATGGAGGGACACATTCCCAAAATGTCCAGCAGCCCGCCCAAAGCTGCCTCAGGCTGGCCCAGCCTACATCCTTCACATAAGAAAG gaggtcttaaagagacgggcgctaaaacggagcgtttcagacagaggatgaatacag cagTGACCACATTCTGCCCACCAAAGAGCAAGCGTCAGAAGAAATACCGCAGTGTCATCTCAGATGTGTTCGATGGGACCATTGTCAGCTCAGTTCAGTGCCTCACCTGTGATCGG GTGTCTGTGACCCTGGAGAACTTCCAGGACATCTCGTTGCCCATCCCAGGGAAGGAAGACCTGGCCAAGCTCCACTCCGCCACCCACCAGACCTCCCTGGTTAAAGCCGGCTCCTGTGGGGAAGCTTATGCACCGCAGGGCTGGGTTGCATTTGTCATGGAATACATCAAGAG TTGGTTCTGGGGTCCCGTGGTCACATTACAAGATTGTCTTGCAGCTTTCTTTGCCAGAGATGAACTAAAGG gAGACAACATGTACAGCTGTGAAAAATGCAAGAA ATTACGAAACGGAGTCAAATTTTGTAAAATGCAGAGTTTGCCAGAG ATCCTTTGTGTCCACTTGAAGCGCTTCAGGCACGAGCTGATGTTCTCCACCAAGATAAGCACCCACGTCTCCTTCCCGCTCGAGGGCCTGGACCTGCAGCCTTTCCTGGCCAAAGACAGCTCCGCCCAGACCACCAACTATGACCTGCTGTCAGTCATCTGTCACCACGGCACTGCCAGCA GTGGCCACTACATAGCGTACTGCAGGAATGATTCGAACAATCTGTGGTATGAATTCGACGACCAAAGCGTGACCGAGGTGTCTGAATCCTGTGTCCAGAATGCTGAGGCTTATGTGCTCTTCTATAA AAAGAGCAACGAGGATGCACTGAAAGAACGTAGGAGGGTGTCGGGTTTATTCAACATGATGGAGCCCAGCCTTCTGCAGTTCTACATCTCCCGCCAGTGGCTTAACAAGTTCAAGACCTTTGCCGAGCCTGGGCCCATTTCCAACGACGACTTCCTGTGTTCGCATGGAG GCGTGCCCCCCAACAAAACGGCGTTCATCGATGACCTGGTAGTGATGCTGCCGCAGAATGTGTGGGATCACCTTTACAGCAG GTACGGAGGAGGACCAGCTGTCAACCACCTGTATGTTTGCCACACGTGCCAGATTGAAATAGAAAAACTGGAGAAACGGCGCAAATCAGAGCTGGACATGTTCGTCAGG ATCCACCGGGACCCATTGATAATTCCAAGATTACAGTAA